One stretch of Zingiber officinale cultivar Zhangliang chromosome 6B, Zo_v1.1, whole genome shotgun sequence DNA includes these proteins:
- the LOC121992513 gene encoding probable NAD kinase 2, chloroplastic, whose product MLLNCVARGPVNLCLIPGERSSSVHGGCIGGFPAKDGWWRRVSRDEAPHRLVVAARARLSHFFSFPIGLDSQTFQTQDVSQLLWIGPVPGDIAEVEAYCRIFRAAEQLHSSIMDALCNEETGECAVPYDIPSEDMPMLEDKIVAILGCMLALLNRAREDVLSGRSSIMNSFQVSDITTFDCKVPPLAAFRSEMKKCCESLQVALASYFTPTDDHNTYIWRRLQRLKNVCYDAGFPRADGYPCPTIFANWGPVYFSTRKEGNMLEDSEIAFWRGGQVTVEGLTWLLENGFKTIVDLREEASNDKYYLAVLQKAVSHGKIELVNLPVEVGTAPSVKQVEQFAMLVEDLNQRPIYLHSREGVGRTSAMISRWRQYITRSSTLSVSPLQFNLNGNACKNTAEEEESLNPHAPILPLSKGNISSRDDIISPSSSDVFIGNKNQNIPASAVENQHKKMVIDNSFSEQQNGDTRAGQCSDFSICSDPLRSQFPTCNIFSRKEIITFFRSRKVSLKTVINNPQKKSDTGPVTSASSQLGDEANGPLEGLKLVQVESPIRKEENADGNLGFNISINNGIHGKPINTETDANMNVYPKCTGTTTIEPKSLRNLNNREVEQVLSITTREGKRKDAKNSVETDNATLALDGDMCASATGVVRLQSRRKAEMFLVRTDGFSCTREKVTESSLAFTHPSTQQQMLMWKSPPKTVLLLKKLGKALMEEAKEVASFLYHQEKMNVLVEPDVHDIFARIPGFGFVQTFYNQNTSDLHERVDFVVCLGGDGLILHASNLFRGAVPPVVSFNLGSLGFLTSHPFEEHKKDLRAVIHGNNTLGVYITLRMRLRCEIFRSGKAVPGKVFDVLNEVVVDRGSNPYLCKVECYEHDRLITKVQGDGVIVATPTGSTAYSTAAGGSMVHPNVPCMLFTPICPHSLSFRPVILPDSAQLEMKIPDDARNNAWVSFDGKRRQQLSRGDSVRIAMSQHPLPTVNKSDQTGDWFRSLIRCLNWNERKDQKAL is encoded by the exons ATGCTGTTGAACTGCGTGGCCAGGGGCCCCGTCAACCTCTGCCTTATTCCTGGCGAGAGGAGCAGCAGCGTACATGGAGGCTGTATCGGAGGCTTTCCAGCGAAGGACGGATGGTGGCGACGTGTCAGTCGCGATGAGGCTCCTCATCGCTTGGTGGTCGCCGCTCGAGCTCGgctctctcatttcttctcttTCCCAATCGGTTTGGATTCGCAG ACTTTCCAAACTCAAGATGTATCTCAACTTCTGTGGATTGGTCCTGTACCTGGTGATATTGCTGAAGTGGAAGCATACTGTAGAATCTTCCGGGCTGCTGAACAATTGCATTCTTCGATAATGGATGCTTTATGCAATGAAGAAACTGGAGAGTGTGCTGTTCCTTATGATATCCCTTCTGAGGATATGCCTATGCTTGAAGACAAGATAGTTGCAATACTTGGTTGCATGTTAGCGTTGCTGAATAGAGCTAGAGAAGATGTCTTGTCAGGGAGGTCATCTATCATGAATTCATTCCAGGTCTCAGACATTACTACTTTTGATTGTAAGGTTCCGCCACTTGCTGCTTTCAGGAGTGAAATGAAAAAGTGCTGTGAGAGCTTGCAGGTTGCACTTGCAAGTTATTTTACACCCACTGACGATCACAACACTTATATCTGGAGACGACTGCAAAGGTTGAAGAACGTTTGCTATGATGCTGGATTTCCACGTGCAGATGGCTATCCTTGTCCAACAATATTCGCCAACTGGGGTCCTGTATACTTTTCCACTAGGAAAGAGGGCAATATGCTGGAAGATTCTGAGATAGCATTTTGGCGGGGTGGCCAAGTAACAGTTGAAGGTTTGACATGGTTATTGGAAAATGGATTTAAAACAATTGTAGATTTGAGGGAAGAGGCGTCCAATGATAAATACTATCTAGCAGTTCTCCAAAAAGCTGTTTCACATGGAAAGATAGAGTTAGTAAATTTGCCAGTTGAAGTTGGGACTGCTCCTTCAGTGAAACAGGTTGAGCAGTTTGCTATGTTGGTTGAAGATCTAAATCAAAGGCCTATTTATCTGCATAGCAGGGAAGGTGTTGGGAGAACTTCTGCCATGATTTCAAGATGGAGGCAGTATATAACACGGTCCTCTACACTCTCAGTTTCACCACTCCAATTTAACCTTAATGGAAATGCATGTAAAAATacagcagaagaagaagaaagcctaAACCCACATGCTCCTATCTTACCATTGTCTAAAGGAAACATATCTTCAAGAGACGACATCATTTCACCTTCTTCATCTGATGTGTTTATTGGtaacaaaaatcaaaatattcCAGCTTCAGCAGTTGAAAACCAGCATAAAAAGATGGTGATAGATAACTCATTTTCAGAACAACAAAATGGTGATACTAGGGCAGGCCAATGCTCCGACTTCTCTATATGCAGTGATCCTCTGAGGTCACAATTTCCTACATGCAACATTTTCTCAAGGAAAGAAATCATCACTTTTTTCAGAAGTAGAAAGGTTTCTCTTAAAACTGTTATAAATAATCCGCAGAAGAAATCTGACACTGGACCAGTTACAAGTGCTTCATCTCAATTAGGGGATGAAGCTAATGGACCCTTGGAGGGTCTGAAGTTAGTTCAAGTAGAATCTCCAATTCGGAAAGAAGAAAATGCTGATGGTAATCTTGGTTTTAACATCAGTATCAATAATGGCATACATGGAAAACCTATCAATACTGAAACTGATGCAAATATGAATGTCTATCCTAAATGTACAGGCACTACGACTATAGAACCTAAATCTTTAAGAAATTTGAACAATAGGGAAGTTGAGCAAGTTTTAAGTATCACCACaagagaaggaaaaagaaaggATGCTAAAAATTCTGTGGAGACAGACAATGCTACTTTGGCTCTTGATGGAGATATGTGTGCTTCAGCTACTGGTGTAGTTAGGCTTCAATCAAGAAGAAAAGCAGAGATGTTTCTGGTTCGTACGGATGGGTTTTCTTGCACCAGAGAAAAGGTAACAGAATCGTCTTTGGCTTTCACACATCCAAGCACCCAACAACAAATGCTCATGTGGAAGTCTCCTCCCAAGACTGTGCTACTGTTGAAGAAGTTAGGCAAGGCACTTATGGAAGAAGCCAAAGAG GTTGCTTCCTTTCTTTACCACCAAGAGAAAATGAATGTTCTTGTAGAGCCTGATGTGCATGATATATTTGCTAGGATACCTGGTTTTGGCTTTGTACAAACCTTCTACAATCAAAATACCAG TGACCTTCATGAGAGAGTTGATTTCGTGGTATGTTTGGGAGGTGACGGTCTCATCTTACATGCTTCAAACTTGTTTAGAGGTGCAGTTCCCCCTGTGGTCTCGTTTAATTTGGGGTCTCTTGGATTCCTCACATCACATCCT TTTGAAGAGCACAAAAAGGACCTAAGGGCAGTTATCCATGGGAACAACACACTAGGAGTCTATATTACTCTTCGGATGCGTTTGCGATGTGAAATATTTCGCAGTGGAAAGGCAGTTCCTGGGAAAGTGTTTGATGTTCTAAATGAAGTAGTAGTTGATCGTGGTTCTAACCCATACCTCTGCAAAGTCGAGTGCTATGAGCATGATCGTCTTATAACCAAA GTACAAGGTGATGGGGTCATAGTAGCCACACCCACTGGGAGCACAGCATACTCAACAGCTGCTGGGGGATCCATG GTTCACCCAAATGTTCCATGCATGCTATTTACTCCGATTTGCCCACATTCTCTTTCATTTAGGCCTGTCATACTTCCGGATTCTGCACAGCTTGAGATGAAG ATTCCTGATGATGCAAGAAACAACGCATGGGTTTCCTTTGATGGCAAAAGACGACAGCAGCTCTCTAGAGGAGATTCTGTTCGTATAGCAATGAGCCAACACCCACTTCCAACTGTAAATAAATCTGATCAGACTGGGGATTGGTTCCGTAGTTTGATTCGATGCTTGAACTGGAATGAACGGAAGGATCAGAAGGCACTATGA